The Polyangium aurulentum genomic interval GCTCCTCGGCGCGCTCGGGCGCCGCGCCGAGGCCGTGGAGGTCGTGGCGGCCGCGGAGCGCGTGGCGCGCAACGTCGACCCGTTTCTCTGGGCGCGGGCGCGCTGGCTCGAGGCCGTGCTCGCGACGGTGCGCGAGGACTCTGCGCGAGCGCCGACCTCCGAGGAGATCACGGGCGGCGTCGCGCTTCCTTGGGTGGGGTTCGCGAACCTGCTCTCGCCGCATCGCGAGCTTGCGCCCCCGGATCGCGAGGCGCTGATCAACCGCGCGCTCACCCTCTGGTCCTACGCGCTCGCTTCGCCTGCGCGCTCGCGGCGGGCGCTTCGATGGGCGGCGCTCGACGTGCGCGGCGACGCGCCACCGTGGCTCGGCACGCACCTCGCGCTCGCGGGGCGGCTGCTCGGTCCTGGTGAGGGGGATCCGGAGGTGTGGCTCGACGCGTTCGCGGCGCTCGATGCGCCTCGCTTCTCGCTCCGGCAGTACGCCTTCGCGCGCGCGGAGGCGGCGCGGCTGCGGGGCGATCCGGCGAGCGCCGCGCGCTGGGAAGAGCGCTACCGGACGCTGCGCTCCATCGCCTCCGATCCGGCGCGCGCGCAGATGGCGCGGCACCTGGATCTGTAGCTCGCTAGAACACCGATCCGTTTGCACGGCTCGGTGTTCTATCCTCTTTGTCCCGAGGGGGACGCCTCGCGTCCCCCTCTCGGCCGGGCAAAGCCCGCCCGATTCACCCCCCGAGGCGAGATCTCTTCGCGATCTCGCAGAGCAGCGCACGGGTCGCTGCTCTAGATGTAGTACTCGGTCTCGGGTTGCGGCGGCTCGGGGCGCTTCGGTTTGTTCGGCTTCTGGCCGATGGCGCGGCGCACGCCGTAGATGATCCACAGAAAGCCGACGGCGATCATGCCGGGCAGCACGGCCGCCTTCTTCCCCTCGGTGGCGAAGACGAGCTGCACGGCGACGTAGACCAGGATCGAGGCGAACGCGCGCTTCAGCCACACCTGGGGCACGTACGGGACAGCCGAGGCGCCGAGCAGCGCGCCGAAGACGAAGCCGAGCGCGATGAACGCGGCGGCGCGCATGTCGAGCAGGCCGTTCTTGTAATACTGAATGGCCGCGAAGATGCCGATCGGCGGCACCAGGGCGCCGATCGACGTCCCCTGGGCGCGCGCCTGGGTGAACCCGAACCCGAACATGAGCACCGGGACGAGGACGAGCGCGCCTCCGATCCCGAGCAAGCCGCTGAGCGTGCCCACGAGGGCGCCCGTCAAGATGAAGGCGACCGTTTGGCCATCCATGCGCGCAATCTCCTTCCGCGGCGCATGCTAGCGCCACCGGGCGGCGTTCGCTCGCGCGCTCTTGCCTGCGTGCTATCGCTCAGCCGATGCGCCTGCTCTTCCGCTCGCTCCTCGCCCTCGCCGTGCCCCTCGCGCTCCTCGCCCTGCCCTCCCGCGCGGAGGCGTACGAGCGGCAGTGGCACCTGGGCGGCGGGGTCGGGTATGCGCTCTTCGCCGAGGGCGGAAACACGCTGCACGGCGTCGGCGTGAGCACGCACCTCACGTACGGGCTCTCGGATGCGTTCAACCTCCTGGTGCAGGTCGACGGCTCGGGCCATTTCGGTCCGGCGCCGTTCGCGCCGCGCGTGCTCGCGAGCGGATCCGTGGGCGTCGGGTACGTCATCGACGTCTTGCAATGGGTGCCCTACGTCGGCGTGATGGCCGGCGGCTACGGCGTGTTCGCGCCGAGCACCTGCGGCGGGACGGGCGAGCCCGCGTGCGTGGGCGGGCGGCTCGGCCTGTCGCTCCCCTTCGGCCTCGATTATCAGCTCTCGCGCGACTTCGCCGTGGGCGTGGCCGGGCGCTACGGGATCCTGCTCTTCGGCGAGGCGGGCGGCATCGGGCAGACGCTCACCGGGTTCGTGCGCTTGGAGTATCTCTGGGGATATTGAGGTGGGGCGCGGGATGGATTCCCCGGCGTTCCCCTCGTCCTGGGTCCCGGGCGTCTCCGCCGATGCCGCGCTGGCCGCGAGCGTCAGCCCCGCCAGGAGCGCCATTCCGAGGCCCCCAGGGCGACATTGCTTCCTCATCGACGATCGCGCCGGCCGGCGGGAGATGGAATTGCGTTTCTTTCCTCCTCGGCGCGGCGCCGCGCGCGATTGATCCCACGCGACGCTTGCGGTTCCGGGCCATGACCCGACGCTCCCGCGTGGGGGTGACAGATGATACACCGTTCGATTCACGGGCTCATGATCGCGGGCGTGATCCTCGCGGGCGCGCTCGTTTCCACGATGGCGTCTGCTGCGGAGCCGAGCCCCCTCCCCCTGGAGGACGTGGCGATGGCCGAGGACGATACGAGCGAAGCAGACCTGGCGCTCACGGCCGAATCGCCGTACGGCTACTGGGACGGCCGCCGGTATGACGAATGGGAATACTGGCGCTTCCCCCGACTTCGCGACCACGGGTGGCTCCATCCCCGGCATCCCGAATGGGACGAATGGCGGCACCGCCGGCGTCGCGACTGGTACGATTGGAACGACTGGCTCCGCCGCTGGCATTACGAGGGAAATTGAGGCCTGCGGCCGCTGTACGGGCGGCGCCGCGCGTGATTGTCGCCATGCCGCGCTTGTGGTTTCGAGCGATGGACCCATGTGACAGCGTGGGAGGTGAACATGGCACTCCGTTCGATTTACAAGCTCATGGTTGCAGGTCTCCTCGGTGCGGGCGCGCTCGCTCTCGCCCCGACGACGGCGTCCGCTGCCGAGCCCGAGGAGGACGAGGTGATGGCCGAGGAGGAGACGGGCGAATCGGCCATGCCGCTCGAGGCCCAGCCTGGCCACTGGAATCGGAATCGTCCCCCGGGGCACCGCTGGCGCGGCCGGTACTGGGACTACCCCCGGTATCGCGATGACTGGCGCGACTACCACCGATATCGCGACTACTGGCGCTACTACCCCCGGTATCGCGACTGGGACGACAGGTACCGCTACTGGAATCGCTACTACTGGGATTGAGGCCAGCAATCCCTCGACGCGCGGCTGCGTCGAGCGCGCGGTCGTCCTGAAACACTGGAGGAAAACCGAGGGCCTGCCGGGATCCAGGCAGGTCCTCTTTTCCTTGCATCGATCGCGCATCGCGCGGTCGATGCACGGAAGGTCCAGGGCTGCGCCCTGGTCCGGGTCGAGGGGTGGACAACCCCTCGTCGGGTCCGGGGTGAAACCCCGGCGCTACGCTACGTCGACGAATTCTTCTGCGCCGCCTTCTTCGCGGCGCGCTTCGATCGGGGCTGTGCTCCCGGCACCTCGGGCACGCGGTCCGTCGTCGGCACGCCGCCGCCGCGCCGGCTCGAGTCGCCGCGCCCCGCGCTCGATGGGCTGCCCGATGCGTCGCTCGCCTTGGCCCTCTCCGACGCGGCTCCGCCCGTCTCTGCCACGCTCGGCTTGCGCTTGTTTCCCCCCGAGAAATCGCCGGGGACGCGCTGCGTCGGGGCGCAGACGTCCGCGTCCGCCATCACCACGAGTGGCTGCCCCACGGCCTGCGGCGCGCGTACTGGGTGGCGCGAGGCGCGCTCGATCGGCAGGGGCGGCGCGGTCCATCCGTTGCGCACCGTCGCGGCCGGGATTCCGTCGAACCCGGGCATCGAGACGCGGGGTTTGCGCTTCGAGCTCGTCGCGCGGTCGCGGGCGGGTACGCTCGTTCCCTCGGGTGCTGCGGGTAGGGCGATGCGCACGAGCGCGCCGCCGAGGTCGCTTCGATCCAGCTCGATGCCTCCGCCGTGGCTCTCCACCACCTGACGTGCCAGCGTGAGCCCGAGGCCTGGCGCGCCCTTTTTCGTGGAGAAGAACGGCTCGAAGATGCGCGGGCGCACGTCCGGCGGGATGCCCGGGCCGGCGTCCTCGACGCGCATGATCACCCTTCCCTTTTCGCGCGCTACGGTCACGCACACGAGCGGCTTCTGCGCCTCCTCGCCCTCCTCGGCGGGCTTGATGATCGAGGCGCACGCGTCGAGGCCGTTCATGACCAGGCTCAGCACGAGCTGCCCCAGCTCCGCCTTGCGGCCGATGACGACCGGATCGGAGCCGTGCATGGCCGTCACGAGCAGATCCACGCCGCGGCTTCGCGCCGTCGGCTCGACGAGGGCCGCGGCCTCCTGCGAAAGCTCCGACAGGTCCACGGGCTCGGGGCTCGACTCCTCGACCGCCGACAGGAGCCTCGCTCCCGCGGTCCGCGCGAACCGCAGCGCCGTGGTCGCCTCGTCGTGGATGCGCGACAGCGCGTCGATCGCGGGCGAGACGCCCGGGTAGCGGACGCGCAAGTTGCCGAGCAGCTTCTCTTGCTCCTCGAGCTGGCTGCCGAGCGACGACAGAGGCCAGCGCAGCTCGTCGGCGAAGCCGGCCGCGAGGGCCCCGAGCACGGCGAGGCGCGCGAGCTTGGCATCGGCGGCGGCGCCGGCCCGGGCGCGCTCGTCGTCCTGCGCCTTCTCCTGCGCGCGCTCGCGGGCGAGCGAGAGGGCCAGCATGTTGGCGGCGGTCTCGAGGATCGCGGCGGCTTCGGGCGCGAGGGGGTCGGGGGAGGCGGCGACGAGGACGCCGAGGACCTCGCGACCGAGGACGATGGGGGCGGCCGCGATGACGGACCAGCCCGCGCTCTGGACGAGGCTCGGGTCGATGCGGATGGCGAGGGCGGACGCGGCGTCGGGTTCGACGGTGGCGCGGCGGGTCTTTGCGGCGCGGTGGGCCGGGAACCACGGGGTCTCGGTGGCCGGGAAGTGGGTGACGTAGGCGCGCAGCGTGGCGGGGAGCCCCTCGTCTGCGACGAGATCGAGCCCGTCGGGCGAGGCGGTGTAGACCGCGCCGCGGCTCGCGCCGAGGCCCTCGAGCACCACGGTGAGGGCCTCGGACAGGACCGCTCCTTGCCGCGCTCGCGCGAGCAGGTCGGAGAGGCCGAGCAGGGCCTGGAGCGGCGGAGGGAGCCTCGGTGCGTTCGCCGTCCGGCGTGGCGCCATGGTGGGAGAGGGTAACCCCAATCCGGTCCGAGAGGCGAGCAGATGACGCGTCCGCCCCCGACCAACTGCAGGCTGCAGCCTGCACTGCTGCTAGTTGCAGCCTGCACTGCTGCTAGTTGCAGCCTGCACCTTTTCGTTGGCTGCGAGACATCGCGCGGCGCGCCCGCACCCGAGCGATCGCGTCCCCGAGACAGCGCGCGCGAGGACGCCGACAGGAAAAACGTCGCCCGCGCGGCGCGGCTCCTCGCGCAAAACACCGCGAAATGCCGTGCGAGACAGCGATCGCGGCGAGCTGGACGAGGTGCCTTCGCGCGCCCCTTCTCGCACGCTCACGCGCGCGTGCGGGGCGTGCCTTTTCGTGTCTCGGGCGCTGGCTTGGGGCTTGCAGAACGGACCTTCACGGCGGGCGCACCGCCGTGGACAGCAACCGCGGGGCGTTTTTCTCGTCCCGCACACCGGGCCCTCGTCGCCGCATGGCCGTCGGGGCGTCCAGGAGGCACGTCATCATGTCGAAGCCGAGCACCGATTTCATGCGGTGGTCCGAGATCGCACGCGAGCTGCCCGCAGAGGAGACTCCCCTGCCCCGCATGCCGCTGCACGTCCTCTTCGGCGAGTCCGTCGAGGTCGCGCGCTTCTTCGAAAAGTATTATCGCGCCGTGCGCGACGAGAGCGGGGCCGTGATCCACGCGGGCCTCGAGTCGGTCGCGGATCCGACGGGCATGCCGCGGCACCCGAAGGCGATCACGTCGAAGACCGCGATGGAGATCCTGTCGCTCCAGCGGGCCGCGCAGGAGGCGCAGACGCGGTATCTGCTGATGGTCGAGCAGCGCAGCGACGTCGTCAGCCGCGGCCGGTTCCTCCAGGGCGAGCTTTGCGCGACGCTCACGTACCATTTCGACGACGGCGTCGAGGACGAGAAGGACGCGCAGCTCGCGCGCGTCGAGGCGGCCCACGCGCGCGATCCGGACACGGCGCTGGCGCTCGCGAGCGCGCTCGACGATTACGCGGCCCTCGCGGCGCCGCACCGCAAGCAGATCGACGGGCTCGGCGGCTTCCGGGCGGCGTACATCGACGAGGCGCGCCTGGTGGCCGACGAGCTGCGCAGCCGCCCCGAGCGGCTGTCGATGATGAAGAACGCGAGCCGCGAGGCGCTTCTGTTGCGCAACCGGATCGTGGCGCTCCTGGCCGAGCGGATGAGCGCGGTGCGCAACGCGGCCCGCTTCGTGTTCCGGGACCGGCCCGACGTCATCCGCGAGGTGACGAGCACCTACCAGCGCCGCCGCCGCACCGAGGCGCGCCGCACGCGCAAGAGCACGGTCCCGCCTCCGCGCTCGACGCAGATCCCGCCCCCGCCGAGCGCGTGACGTCGGCCCGACCGAGGGCGGCTATCGGGGCGTCTCGCTCGCCGGGATCCAGAAGCCGCCCTCTTCCGGCGGGACGACGTAGAGCTTCTTCGGCAGCACGTTCGTCCAG includes:
- a CDS encoding sulfite exporter TauE/SafE family protein, with product MDGQTVAFILTGALVGTLSGLLGIGGALVLVPVLMFGFGFTQARAQGTSIGALVPPIGIFAAIQYYKNGLLDMRAAAFIALGFVFGALLGASAVPYVPQVWLKRAFASILVYVAVQLVFATEGKKAAVLPGMIAVGFLWIIYGVRRAIGQKPNKPKRPEPPQPETEYYI
- a CDS encoding sensor histidine kinase — its product is MAPRRTANAPRLPPPLQALLGLSDLLARARQGAVLSEALTVVLEGLGASRGAVYTASPDGLDLVADEGLPATLRAYVTHFPATETPWFPAHRAAKTRRATVEPDAASALAIRIDPSLVQSAGWSVIAAAPIVLGREVLGVLVAASPDPLAPEAAAILETAANMLALSLARERAQEKAQDDERARAGAAADAKLARLAVLGALAAGFADELRWPLSSLGSQLEEQEKLLGNLRVRYPGVSPAIDALSRIHDEATTALRFARTAGARLLSAVEESSPEPVDLSELSQEAAALVEPTARSRGVDLLVTAMHGSDPVVIGRKAELGQLVLSLVMNGLDACASIIKPAEEGEEAQKPLVCVTVAREKGRVIMRVEDAGPGIPPDVRPRIFEPFFSTKKGAPGLGLTLARQVVESHGGGIELDRSDLGGALVRIALPAAPEGTSVPARDRATSSKRKPRVSMPGFDGIPAATVRNGWTAPPLPIERASRHPVRAPQAVGQPLVVMADADVCAPTQRVPGDFSGGNKRKPSVAETGGAASERAKASDASGSPSSAGRGDSSRRGGGVPTTDRVPEVPGAQPRSKRAAKKAAQKNSST